The DNA segment TTGGACCAGAACTTCTTGGGGGTCATGGTGGTGGCGTAGCGTCCATCGGTGTTGCTGACCGCCAGGAGCAGCTGCGCATAGCAGAACAGCTGCGGTATTTCGTCGTGTTTCTGGTTGCGGATTGACTGGCTGATCCCTTCGTCCAGCATGGACTTGTTGGGGTTGCCGGATTCAGGACGCTTCGCCTCGATGACCACCAGGGGGATGCCGTTGACGAAGCACACGAGGTCAGGGATGCGCTTGTGCGTCCCGCCTGAAGATATGACTTCCATCTCCTCGGTGACGTGGAACAGGTTGTTCTCCGGGGTGTTCCAGTCGATGATGGGTATAGTGGGCTGGACAGGCTTGCCGCCGATGAACTCTTTCACGGTCACGCCAAGGATCAGCTTGTCGTATATTCGCTCGTTGGCGGTGAGCAGTCCCTCGTTCAGCCCGGGTGTGGACAGCTCCCGTACGATCTGCTCGATGGCGTTGGTGGACAGGGAGTGCCATTGCCCATCCCACTCGAACCGCCGCGTCTGCAGCGCACGCACCAGCTCATCCTTGAGCAGCACCTCGCGATTCGATCCGCGCTTGCCCAGGCACTCGGACGGGGAAAGGTAGCTCCAGCCAAGGTTCGAGAGCACCTGGAGGGCTGGTATCTTGGCGCTGTATTCTTCTTTGGTTTCCGGTGTCTGGTGCATGGCATCCCAATTTCCGCTTGACCGGCACCCTGTCCGGCGTTAAATATAATTTGAATTCAATGCCCAGCGGCATTGAATCAATCGAGGTCTCGGACGCTGAACCCGCGTGGCAAATCAGCGTTCACGATAGGATTGACTTTTTCAGTTGGATTGTTCATATTATTTATGTCTGGTGCTGCTCGACAGCTTGATAGGGTACGCCCCGCCGGACTTCATTTGTCAATAAAGCACCCATCCAATGGGTGCTTTATTTTTTTCATGCCATCAACGAGAGGGCTTTCATTTGGGAATACCTTCAGCCCGTCAATCTTGCTGGTATGAGTGTTCTGGGAAAAATACATTCTCGGCAGCAAGCGCAGAAAAGGTCCATAGTTCCAGTCCCCATGCCGGAATGCCCGATAGATGTTGTACGAGCACAAATCGGCAAACTGAACCCCTTCCGACAACTCACTTCGGACAAAGAAGGGCGTCTCGATGATATTCTTAAAATCTAAGCCGGCGGACGTCTGGTGTTCCAAAAAGTAGGCGTGTTTCATTGTTAACGAGATGTTGTCTTGTTTACTTAAATCGTCGGCAACTAAGAGCGCTTTGTGCTTGGAATGGAATTCTCGCATAAACAGCTCTATCCTCTCACAGAGCAACTCCCAGGCTTTTCTGTGTAACTGCTGTCTGTCCATATGGTTGCGCAAGTGGCGCTTGTCCACCACCACAGAAAAAAGCCGCACAGGAAGATTTTCCAGGCTTCTGTAGTATGTTTCAACAAGTTCTCGAATTTCTTCATCAGCAAGCCTAGATAGAAATGGGTGTTTTTCCCGCTGCTTAGGAATGCGAATCCAGGTAGATTTCATTTCACATTGATGAAGCGCAAGTTGAACTTTGGCACGCTTTTCAATGCAACGGATGAGGTGTCTCTTGTGTGATACAATGGGGTTGTAGAAATGGCGCCACTTGTGCTCGAACAAGCCAAAAGCCGTGAGTGAGTAAATCCACTCTTTTTCAAACGTGGTTCCATCAGCCCTTGTCCCTTCGACTTCGGGGTCAAGCGTACCGGACTCATCAACGTAGAATAAGTACATAAGCTACTCCGTTACCTGTACGCGGCGTTTCCCTGTAAGAAGTTGCTGCATGAGTGATTGCTTTTCACGAGTAAAAAATGCTTTATTGTTGTACAGTACTTGAATTGTGGAGGTCAGCGAGTCAAGCCGCGCACAAATTGATTTTTGCTCTTCAAATGGCGGAAGGTGGATTGGGTACGCTTTGAGAAAGTCGGTTGGAACTCGGCGTTGACCCGCGGATCCTTGCATGTTTGCTTCACCACGGAATCTGAATTCATAGCTGTTCGTGATGTAATAGATAAAGCGCGAGTAAAGATCTTTCTTGGCTCTGATGACATGGAATTCTGTGGTACCAAACCCAATGCCGTTGACAAGGTTCGCAGCCTGGGCTCCTTTGCCGTTTTCAAAGCACGGGGTGATTTTTGCTACCAGGACATCATTGTCGGCAAATGCAGAGAACCCCTTTGAAACTTCATCATAATTCCTGGTGGTAAGGGAAGTGATGTGCGCAGTCTCTGAGACTGCTTCCATTGGAACAAAGGAAACAAGCCCGTCCTTTGGTTTTGCAGATTTCTTCGGGTTGATCTGCGCAACCTTGCCCAACCGCACCTTCTTCCACTCCCCACTGAACCCCGGCAGACGCTTCTTGCCCGTCAGAAGTTGCTGCATGAGCGCCTTTTTCTGCTGCTGGCTGTTCTCGATCAGCTTGTCCACCGTCTCAATCGCCTTG comes from the Oceanidesulfovibrio indonesiensis genome and includes:
- a CDS encoding restriction endonuclease subunit S, which produces MVPDGWSLIKVEDLLEQIRIPVQVEPNEYCQEIGIRSHGRGIFHKEPVLGQTLGDKRVFKVVPGCLILNIVFAWEQAVATTSTKEEGFIASHRFPQYKAKNSACCVDFLHRFFLSPRGKYLLGIASPGGAGRNKTLGQKEFGRVVVPTPPLPEQKKIARILSIWDKAIETVDKLIENSQQQKKALMQQLLTGKKRLPGFSGEWKKVRLGKVAQINPKKSAKPKDGLVSFVPMEAVSETAHITSLTTRNYDEVSKGFSAFADNDVLVAKITPCFENGKGAQAANLVNGIGFGTTEFHVIRAKKDLYSRFIYYITNSYEFRFRGEANMQGSAGQRRVPTDFLKAYPIHLPPFEEQKSICARLDSLTSTIQVLYNNKAFFTREKQSLMQQLLTGKRRVQVTE
- a CDS encoding DUF3800 domain-containing protein translates to MYLFYVDESGTLDPEVEGTRADGTTFEKEWIYSLTAFGLFEHKWRHFYNPIVSHKRHLIRCIEKRAKVQLALHQCEMKSTWIRIPKQREKHPFLSRLADEEIRELVETYYRSLENLPVRLFSVVVDKRHLRNHMDRQQLHRKAWELLCERIELFMREFHSKHKALLVADDLSKQDNISLTMKHAYFLEHQTSAGLDFKNIIETPFFVRSELSEGVQFADLCSYNIYRAFRHGDWNYGPFLRLLPRMYFSQNTHTSKIDGLKVFPNESPLVDGMKKIKHPLDGCFIDK